The following proteins come from a genomic window of Achromobacter deleyi:
- a CDS encoding UbiH/UbiF/VisC/COQ6 family ubiquinone biosynthesis hydroxylase, producing the protein MTISAFDIAILGAGPVGRVLALMLARVAPDPARIALLQGASPAPVTPAAAVPVADPRVLAMNHGSRVLLESLHAWPAKAADILNIHVSQRGRLGRSVIRNTDFDVPQLGCVVAYSALHAKLEECVAASGVTLLSGPPATIDGQDADGVRIRQGDATVTCRVAVQSDGAGASDVRRDYGQHALLTTAHATLPRRGWAWERFTPEGPLALLPHPQTPDAYSVVWCSAPDRAAELAALDNGAFSQALSAAFGDRLGRLSCQAPRHVFPLALSARRALVQGRVAAIGNAAQTLHPVAGQGLNLGLRDAGRLAQTLGAWLPAPETSPTAALADFGRARQVDRILTAGLTDLMPRVFATGLAPVEHACGLALLGLDLAAPLRAPLARHLLQGFRA; encoded by the coding sequence ATGACTATCTCCGCCTTCGACATTGCGATTCTCGGCGCCGGCCCCGTGGGGCGTGTCCTGGCGCTGATGCTGGCGCGCGTGGCGCCGGATCCGGCCCGCATCGCCCTGCTGCAAGGCGCCAGCCCGGCGCCCGTGACGCCCGCCGCCGCCGTGCCGGTGGCCGATCCGCGCGTGCTGGCCATGAACCACGGCAGCCGGGTGCTGCTCGAATCGCTGCACGCCTGGCCCGCCAAGGCGGCGGACATCCTCAACATCCATGTCTCGCAACGCGGCCGGCTGGGCCGCAGCGTGATCCGCAACACCGATTTCGACGTGCCGCAGCTGGGCTGCGTGGTCGCCTATTCGGCGCTGCACGCCAAGCTCGAGGAATGCGTGGCCGCCAGCGGCGTCACCCTGCTGTCCGGGCCGCCGGCCACGATCGACGGCCAGGACGCCGACGGCGTGCGCATCCGCCAGGGCGACGCCACCGTGACCTGCCGGGTCGCGGTGCAGTCGGATGGCGCCGGCGCCAGCGACGTGCGCCGCGACTACGGCCAGCACGCCCTGCTGACCACCGCCCACGCCACCCTGCCGCGCCGCGGCTGGGCCTGGGAACGCTTCACCCCCGAGGGTCCGCTGGCGCTGCTACCGCACCCGCAAACGCCGGACGCCTATTCGGTGGTCTGGTGCAGCGCGCCGGACCGCGCGGCCGAACTGGCGGCGCTGGACAACGGCGCCTTTTCGCAGGCCCTGTCGGCGGCCTTCGGCGACCGCCTGGGCCGCCTGTCGTGCCAGGCGCCGCGCCACGTCTTCCCGCTGGCGCTGAGTGCCCGCCGCGCCCTGGTGCAGGGCCGCGTGGCCGCGATCGGCAACGCGGCGCAGACGCTGCATCCGGTGGCTGGCCAGGGCCTGAACCTGGGGCTGCGCGATGCCGGCCGGCTGGCCCAGACCCTGGGCGCGTGGCTGCCCGCCCCGGAGACCAGCCCGACCGCGGCGCTGGCCGACTTCGGCCGCGCGCGCCAGGTCGACCGGATCCTGACCGCCGGCCTCACCGACCTGATGCCGCGCGTGTTCGCCACCGGCCTGGCGCCGGTCGAGCATGCCTGCGGCCTGGCCCTGCTGGGCCTGGACCTGGCGGCGCCCCTGCGGGCCCCGCTGGCGCGCCACCTGCTGCAGGGTTTCCGGGCCTGA
- the dusB gene encoding tRNA dihydrouridine synthase DusB, translating to MRIGPWTLPNNVLVAPMAGVTDRPFRQLCKKLGAGYAVSEMAASNPKLWDSVKTSRRLNHDGEIAPISVQIAGADPAMMAEAAVFNANKGARIIDINMGCPVKKVCNVASGSALLRHEDLIARILDAVVEACAPLGVPVTLKTRTGWDRDSRNALRVARLAQDAGIAALTLHGRTRADLYTGEAEYDTIRAVRAELKIPLIANGDIDSPEKARRVLDYTGADAVMIGRAAQGRPWIFREVDHYLRTGETLAPPSYGEMRELLLEHLDDHYRFYGEHTGVRTARKHIGWYLDGLPDADSFRDRMNLIDNTRDQWRAVSEWFLNLSRDGNPNPAPVAKALLAA from the coding sequence ATGCGCATAGGCCCGTGGACCCTTCCCAACAATGTCCTGGTCGCGCCCATGGCGGGCGTGACGGATCGTCCTTTCCGACAGCTTTGCAAGAAATTGGGGGCTGGTTACGCCGTCTCGGAGATGGCCGCCAGCAACCCCAAGCTGTGGGACAGCGTCAAGACCTCACGCCGCCTGAACCACGACGGCGAGATCGCCCCCATTTCGGTGCAGATCGCCGGCGCCGACCCGGCCATGATGGCCGAGGCCGCCGTGTTCAACGCCAACAAGGGCGCGCGCATCATCGACATCAACATGGGCTGCCCCGTGAAGAAGGTCTGCAACGTGGCCTCGGGGTCCGCCCTGCTGCGCCACGAAGACCTGATCGCCCGCATCCTGGACGCCGTGGTCGAGGCCTGCGCGCCGCTGGGGGTACCGGTCACCCTCAAGACCCGCACCGGCTGGGACCGCGACAGCCGCAACGCCCTGCGCGTGGCCAGGCTGGCCCAGGACGCCGGCATCGCCGCCCTGACACTGCATGGACGCACCCGCGCCGACCTCTATACGGGCGAGGCGGAATATGACACTATCCGCGCCGTCCGCGCCGAGCTGAAAATCCCGCTGATCGCCAATGGCGATATCGACTCGCCTGAAAAGGCCAGGCGCGTCCTGGATTACACTGGCGCCGACGCGGTCATGATCGGCCGGGCGGCCCAGGGCCGTCCCTGGATTTTCCGCGAGGTCGACCACTACCTGCGCACGGGCGAAACACTGGCCCCTCCCAGCTATGGGGAAATGCGCGAACTGCTGCTCGAACATCTCGACGACCACTACCGCTTCTATGGCGAACACACCGGCGTACGCACGGCGCGCAAGCACATAGGGTGGTATCTGGACGGCCTGCCGGATGCGGACTCGTTCCGCGACCGCATGAACCTCATCGACAACACCCGCGACCAGTGGCGGGCGGTGTCGGAATGGTTCCTCAATCTTTCCCGTGACGGCAACCCCAACCCGGCGCCTGTCGCGAAAGCCCTGCTGGCGGCATAA
- a CDS encoding helix-turn-helix domain-containing protein, with protein sequence MSKKDVLEECVRASLERYFEDLGESEPHDMWDMVMRCVERPVLEVALERSGGNQSRASEMLGITRNTLRKKLLAHNIQV encoded by the coding sequence ATGAGCAAGAAAGATGTCCTGGAAGAATGCGTGCGCGCCAGCCTGGAGCGCTATTTCGAAGACTTGGGTGAATCCGAGCCCCACGACATGTGGGACATGGTGATGCGCTGCGTTGAGCGCCCGGTTCTCGAAGTGGCGTTGGAACGGTCTGGCGGCAACCAGTCGCGGGCATCCGAAATGCTGGGCATCACGCGCAACACCCTGCGCAAGAAACTGCTGGCCCACAACATCCAGGTATAG
- the purH gene encoding bifunctional phosphoribosylaminoimidazolecarboxamide formyltransferase/IMP cyclohydrolase, with protein sequence MKIETALLSVSDKTGIVEFARALAARGVRLLSTGGTARLLADAGLTVTEVAAHTGSPEILDGRVKTLHPKIHGGLLARRDSAEHMDTIKAAGIDRIDMLVVNLYPFRETVAKPDCTFADAVENIDIGGPAMLRAAAKNHGTEAGGVTVVIDPVDYSRVLSEMDQGGGTSYGLRLALAAKVYAHTAAYDGAIAAYLTSLTDAEPAQDAVPARQEWPGTLTLQVKQEQALRYGENPHQTAAFYVDAQRSAGLLGNYRQLQGKELSYNNIADADAAWECARSFEAPACVIVKHANPCGVAVAADTLGAYQQAFKTDPTSAFGGIIAFNRPVDAATAEAVSAQFLEVLLAPAYDGAALAILAAKKNVRVLEVPMGTGQNAFDVKRVGGGWLVQSPDAYNVPREALKVVSKRQPTEQEMNDLTFAWKVAKYVKSNAIVFVGGGMTLGVGAGQMSRIDSARIASIKAENAGLTLKGSAVASDAFFPFRDGLDVVVAAGATCVIQPGGSMRDDEVIAAADEHGIAMVLTGTRHFRH encoded by the coding sequence ATGAAAATCGAAACCGCCCTGCTTTCGGTGTCCGACAAGACCGGCATCGTTGAATTTGCCCGCGCGCTGGCCGCGCGCGGCGTGCGCCTGCTGTCGACCGGCGGCACCGCCCGCCTGCTGGCCGACGCCGGCCTGACCGTCACCGAAGTGGCCGCCCACACCGGCTCGCCCGAGATCCTCGACGGCCGCGTCAAGACGCTGCACCCGAAGATCCACGGCGGCCTGCTCGCCCGCCGCGACAGCGCCGAGCACATGGACACCATCAAGGCGGCCGGTATCGATCGCATCGACATGCTGGTGGTCAACCTGTACCCGTTCCGCGAAACCGTGGCCAAGCCGGACTGCACCTTCGCCGACGCGGTCGAGAACATCGACATCGGCGGCCCGGCCATGCTGCGCGCCGCCGCCAAGAACCACGGCACCGAAGCCGGTGGCGTGACGGTGGTGATCGACCCGGTCGACTACTCGCGCGTGCTGTCCGAAATGGACCAGGGCGGCGGCACCTCGTACGGCCTGCGCCTGGCGCTGGCCGCCAAGGTCTACGCCCACACCGCGGCCTACGACGGCGCTATCGCCGCCTACCTGACCAGCCTGACCGACGCCGAGCCGGCGCAGGACGCCGTGCCGGCCCGCCAGGAATGGCCCGGCACCCTGACCCTGCAGGTCAAGCAGGAACAGGCCCTGCGCTATGGCGAGAACCCGCACCAGACCGCCGCGTTCTACGTCGACGCGCAGCGCTCCGCCGGCCTGCTGGGCAACTACCGCCAGCTGCAGGGCAAGGAACTGTCGTACAACAACATCGCCGACGCCGATGCCGCCTGGGAATGCGCGCGCAGCTTCGAGGCGCCCGCCTGCGTCATCGTCAAGCACGCCAACCCCTGCGGCGTGGCCGTGGCGGCCGACACGCTGGGCGCCTACCAGCAGGCCTTCAAGACCGACCCCACCTCGGCCTTCGGCGGCATCATCGCCTTCAACCGCCCGGTCGACGCCGCCACCGCCGAAGCCGTCAGCGCCCAGTTCCTGGAAGTGCTGCTGGCCCCGGCCTATGACGGCGCCGCCCTGGCCATCCTGGCCGCCAAGAAGAACGTGCGTGTGCTGGAAGTGCCGATGGGCACGGGCCAGAACGCCTTCGACGTCAAGCGCGTCGGCGGCGGCTGGCTGGTGCAGAGCCCGGACGCCTACAACGTGCCGCGCGAGGCCCTGAAGGTCGTGTCCAAGCGCCAGCCCACCGAGCAGGAAATGAACGACCTGACGTTCGCCTGGAAGGTCGCCAAGTACGTCAAGTCCAACGCCATCGTGTTCGTTGGCGGCGGCATGACGCTGGGCGTCGGCGCCGGCCAGATGAGCCGCATCGACTCGGCCCGCATCGCCTCGATCAAGGCCGAGAACGCCGGCCTGACGCTGAAGGGCTCGGCGGTGGCGTCGGATGCCTTCTTCCCGTTCCGCGACGGCCTGGACGTGGTGGTGGCCGCGGGCGCGACCTGCGTGATCCAGCCCGGCGGCAGCATGCGCGACGACGAAGTCATCGCCGCGGCCGACGAGCATGGCATCGCCATGGTGCTGACCGGCACCCGTCACTTCCGCCACTGA
- the ruvC gene encoding crossover junction endodeoxyribonuclease RuvC, with amino-acid sequence MRVLGIDPGLRRTGFGVIDADGSRLRYVASGTIVVPPALTLSERLKVILDNLRQVARDTQPDVAALEIVFLNTNPASTLLLGQARGAALCALADSSLAVHEYTALQIKKAVVGTGRAAKEQVQMMVQHLLALDGTPAPDSADALACAICHAHVGPLQDRLTQLGTRLNLGGKTRIRNGRLLG; translated from the coding sequence ATGCGCGTCCTCGGCATCGATCCCGGCCTGCGCCGCACCGGCTTCGGTGTGATCGATGCCGACGGCTCGCGGCTGCGCTATGTCGCCAGCGGGACCATCGTGGTCCCGCCGGCGCTGACGCTGTCCGAGCGCCTCAAGGTCATCCTGGACAACCTGCGCCAGGTGGCGCGCGACACGCAACCCGACGTCGCCGCGCTGGAAATCGTCTTCCTGAACACCAATCCGGCCTCGACCCTGCTGCTGGGCCAGGCCCGCGGCGCGGCGCTGTGCGCGCTGGCCGACAGTTCGCTCGCGGTGCACGAATACACCGCGCTGCAGATCAAGAAAGCGGTGGTCGGCACCGGCCGCGCGGCCAAGGAACAGGTGCAGATGATGGTGCAGCACCTGCTGGCGCTGGACGGCACGCCCGCCCCCGACTCGGCCGACGCGCTGGCCTGCGCCATCTGCCACGCCCACGTCGGCCCCCTGCAGGACCGGCTGACGCAGCTGGGCACGCGCCTGAACCTGGGCGGCAAGACCCGCATCCGCAACGGCCGCCTGCTCGGCTGA
- the ruvA gene encoding Holliday junction branch migration protein RuvA, which yields MIGRITGTLIEKLPPTVCVDVNGLGYDIDVPMSTLYSLPETGARVTLYTHLTVREDAHILYGFATAGERSAFRELIKVSGIGARTALSVLSGLSVADLAQAITLQESGRLTRVPGIGKKTAERLLLEMRGKLGADIGATAHPVQDNQSDILNALLALGYSEKESLSALKTLPEGVGVSDGIKQALKALVR from the coding sequence ATGATCGGACGCATCACCGGAACCCTGATCGAGAAACTGCCGCCCACCGTGTGCGTGGACGTCAACGGTCTGGGCTATGACATCGACGTGCCCATGAGCACGCTCTATTCGCTGCCGGAAACCGGCGCGCGCGTCACCCTGTACACCCACCTGACCGTGCGCGAGGACGCCCACATCCTCTACGGCTTCGCCACGGCCGGCGAGCGCAGCGCCTTCCGCGAACTGATCAAGGTCAGCGGCATCGGCGCGCGCACCGCACTGTCGGTGCTGTCGGGCCTGTCGGTGGCCGACCTGGCCCAGGCCATCACGCTGCAGGAATCGGGCCGCCTGACCCGCGTGCCGGGCATCGGCAAGAAGACCGCCGAGCGCCTGCTGCTGGAAATGCGCGGCAAGCTGGGCGCCGACATCGGCGCCACCGCGCATCCGGTGCAGGACAACCAGTCCGACATCCTGAACGCGCTGCTGGCGCTGGGGTACTCCGAGAAGGAATCGCTGTCCGCGCTGAAGACCCTGCCCGAAGGCGTGGGCGTGTCGGACGGCATCAAGCAGGCCTTGAAGGCGCTGGTGCGCTGA
- a CDS encoding complex I NDUFA9 subunit family protein — protein MRILVIGGTGFIGRHLIARLAGGQHQILVPTRRYGQGRELQLLPTVTLLASDVHDDDALDHLVRGCDAVVNLVGILHGNSGRPYGSDFARAHVHLPQRIARACRRLGVRRLLHVSALGADSSGASMYQRSKGDGEAAIKQELADWREGGWTIFRPSVVFGADDNFTNMFARLARWLPLLPLAGAHVRMQPVFVGDVVTAMLATLGNTHTWGKTYELGGPQVYTLGEIARLCAGWGGNPRPVLNMPMGLGRMQAMLFECLPGRPLMSRDNLDSLRSDNICGAPIAPELNVVPTGLEAVAPGYLSPAR, from the coding sequence ATGCGTATCCTTGTCATCGGCGGCACCGGCTTCATCGGCCGTCATCTCATCGCCCGGCTGGCGGGCGGGCAGCACCAGATACTGGTGCCCACCCGCCGTTATGGCCAGGGGCGCGAACTCCAGCTGTTGCCCACCGTCACCCTGCTCGCCAGCGACGTGCACGACGATGACGCGCTCGACCACCTGGTGCGTGGTTGCGACGCGGTGGTCAACCTGGTGGGCATCCTGCATGGCAATTCGGGCCGGCCCTACGGCTCCGATTTTGCGCGGGCGCACGTGCACCTGCCGCAGCGCATCGCGCGGGCCTGCCGCCGCCTGGGCGTGCGCCGCCTGCTGCACGTCAGCGCGCTGGGCGCCGATTCCAGCGGCGCCAGCATGTACCAGCGCTCCAAGGGCGACGGCGAGGCCGCCATCAAGCAGGAACTGGCCGACTGGCGCGAGGGCGGCTGGACGATCTTCCGCCCCTCGGTGGTGTTCGGGGCCGACGACAACTTCACCAACATGTTCGCGCGCCTGGCGCGCTGGCTGCCGTTGCTGCCGCTGGCCGGCGCGCACGTGCGCATGCAGCCGGTGTTCGTGGGCGACGTGGTCACGGCGATGCTGGCGACGCTGGGCAATACCCACACCTGGGGCAAGACCTATGAACTGGGCGGCCCGCAGGTCTACACCCTGGGCGAGATCGCGCGCCTGTGCGCCGGCTGGGGCGGCAACCCGCGCCCGGTGCTCAACATGCCGATGGGGCTGGGGCGGATGCAGGCCATGCTGTTCGAGTGCCTGCCGGGCCGGCCCCTGATGTCGCGCGACAACTTGGATTCCCTGCGCAGCGACAATATCTGCGGCGCGCCGATAGCGCCCGAATTGAACGTGGTGCCGACCGGGCTGGAAGCGGTGGCGCCCGGTTACCTGTCGCCGGCGCGCTAG
- a CDS encoding threo-3-hydroxy-L-aspartate ammonia-lyase, giving the protein MLPELPTFDDVARASERLAGHAHRTPVLTSTTADAIAGASLFFKCENYQRMGAFKFRGGYNAIARLTPEQRAAGVVTFSSGNHAQAIALASRLQGVKATIIMPLDAPAAKRAATEGYGGQIVTYDRYTEDREQIALRIQSETGATLIPPYDHEDVITGQGTAAKELFEDVGELDYLFVCLGGGGLLSGSALSAFALSPRCLVYGVEPEAGNDGQQSLRKGEIVRIQAPKTLADGAATTHLGNLTFPLIQKHVRDIVTVTDDQLVSTMKFFAERMKMVVEPTGCLAAAAVLQGVVPVRGARVGVIISGGNVDLPAYGKLLAG; this is encoded by the coding sequence ATGTTGCCCGAACTGCCCACCTTCGACGACGTCGCGCGCGCCAGCGAGCGCCTGGCCGGCCATGCGCACCGCACGCCGGTGCTGACCTCGACCACCGCCGACGCCATCGCCGGCGCCTCGCTGTTCTTCAAGTGCGAAAACTACCAGCGCATGGGCGCGTTCAAGTTCCGCGGCGGCTACAACGCCATCGCCCGCCTGACGCCCGAGCAGCGCGCCGCCGGCGTGGTCACGTTCTCGTCGGGCAATCACGCGCAGGCGATCGCGCTGGCATCCAGGCTGCAGGGCGTCAAGGCCACCATCATCATGCCGCTGGACGCCCCGGCGGCCAAGCGCGCCGCCACCGAAGGCTACGGCGGCCAGATCGTCACCTATGACCGCTACACCGAGGACCGCGAGCAGATCGCGCTGCGCATCCAGTCCGAGACCGGCGCCACGCTGATCCCGCCGTACGACCACGAGGACGTGATCACGGGGCAGGGCACCGCGGCCAAGGAACTGTTCGAGGACGTCGGCGAGCTGGACTACCTGTTCGTGTGCCTGGGCGGCGGCGGCCTGCTGTCGGGATCGGCGCTGTCGGCGTTCGCGCTCAGCCCGCGCTGCCTGGTCTACGGCGTCGAGCCGGAAGCGGGCAACGACGGCCAGCAATCGCTGCGCAAGGGCGAGATCGTCCGCATCCAGGCGCCCAAGACGCTGGCTGACGGCGCCGCCACCACCCATCTCGGCAACCTGACCTTCCCCCTCATCCAGAAGCACGTGCGCGACATCGTCACGGTGACGGATGATCAGCTGGTCTCGACCATGAAGTTCTTCGCCGAACGCATGAAGATGGTGGTCGAACCCACCGGTTGCCTGGCGGCCGCGGCCGTGCTGCAGGGCGTGGTGCCGGTGCGCGGCGCGCGCGTGGGCGTCATCATCAGCGGCGGCAACGTCGATCTTCCGGCCTACGGCAAGTTGCTGGCGGGCTGA
- the ruvB gene encoding Holliday junction branch migration DNA helicase RuvB: MAIQSDSLSSRPDAPRIVAPQPASPNEESIERALRPKALEEYVGQRRAREQLEIFIAAARKRGEALDHVLLFGPPGLGKTTLAHIIAHEMGVQLRQTSGPVLERPGDLAALLTNLEKNDVLFIDEIHRLSPVVEEILYPALEDFQIDILIGEGPAARSVKLDLQPFTLVGATTRAGMLTNPLRDRFGIVSRLEFYNADDLGRIVTRSAGLLKAGITPDGAAEVARRARGTPRIANRLLRRVRDYAEVKAGGTIDADVAGRALAMLEVDPQGLDLMDRKLLEAIIHKFDGGPVGVDSLAAAIGEERDTIEDVIEPYLIQHGYLQRTPRGRTATLTTWRHLGLTPPASAASTSGELFGK; the protein is encoded by the coding sequence ATGGCCATCCAGTCCGATTCCCTTTCCTCCCGCCCCGACGCGCCTCGCATCGTCGCGCCCCAGCCGGCGTCGCCCAACGAGGAATCGATCGAGCGCGCCCTGCGCCCCAAGGCGCTGGAGGAATACGTCGGCCAGCGGCGCGCCCGCGAACAGCTCGAGATCTTCATCGCCGCCGCCCGCAAGCGCGGCGAGGCGCTGGACCACGTGCTGCTGTTCGGCCCGCCGGGCCTGGGCAAGACCACGCTGGCCCACATCATCGCGCACGAAATGGGCGTGCAGCTGCGCCAGACGTCCGGCCCCGTGCTCGAACGCCCGGGCGACCTGGCCGCGCTGCTGACCAACCTGGAAAAGAACGACGTCCTGTTCATCGACGAAATCCACCGCCTGTCGCCCGTGGTCGAGGAAATCCTCTATCCGGCGCTCGAGGATTTCCAGATCGACATCCTGATCGGCGAGGGGCCGGCCGCGCGCAGCGTCAAGCTCGACCTGCAGCCGTTCACGCTGGTCGGCGCCACCACCCGCGCCGGCATGCTGACCAATCCGCTGCGCGACCGCTTCGGCATCGTCTCGCGGCTGGAGTTCTACAACGCCGATGACCTCGGCCGCATCGTCACCCGCAGCGCCGGCCTGCTCAAGGCTGGCATCACGCCGGACGGCGCCGCCGAGGTGGCGCGCCGCGCCCGCGGCACGCCGCGTATCGCCAACCGCCTGCTGCGCCGCGTGCGCGACTACGCCGAGGTCAAGGCGGGCGGCACCATCGACGCCGACGTCGCCGGCCGCGCGCTGGCCATGCTCGAAGTCGATCCGCAGGGCCTGGACCTGATGGACCGCAAGCTGCTCGAAGCCATCATCCACAAGTTCGATGGCGGCCCGGTGGGCGTCGACAGCCTGGCCGCGGCCATCGGCGAAGAGCGCGACACGATCGAAGACGTGATCGAGCCCTACCTGATCCAGCACGGCTACCTGCAGCGCACGCCGCGCGGCCGCACCGCCACCCTGACCACCTGGCGCCACCTGGGCCTGACGCCGCCGGCCAGCGCCGCCAGCACCAGCGGCGAGCTGTTCGGCAAATAA
- a CDS encoding sensor histidine kinase: protein MRFSAGFLVPRSLRARLILLILGSVLLTQAATLVTVSYFRHKFMEDVAIGYITTTIRTLRAAVSQVPAEDRADFVRAASQNQWRLWSRVLPAEAKLQRFNGRRPPPRNMQHPPPHPPPLPNSQIQGPPLPPEMRGGDREVEDAQAEHERQREHEERIRRYKPEPDDVRRDLRGLVQQLNERLNDGTRVALSRGPTPEIFISLAPNPASEDAPRLREWLVIPLDRLDPPVATPLIAAWLGGLGLLLLLAVGFSWHITRPITRLADAADRLAAGQPQRVEPSGPHETRVLGERFNAMLDALAESDSVRRTLLSGLPHDLKGPLSRMWLRIELADDSALKEGLRTDLQDMQHMVDQFIGFVRGTDPAAYRYASMVLPDWLTERVNAWRGAGTDVTLQTTGDDAALVVQGDAVALGRLLDNLIGNALNHGAPPVDIRLRREDRHVVLDVSDHGPGIVPERRQEALRPFSRLDDARTRTGSVGLGLALAEAIARAHGGSLELLQAESGGLCVRVKLPVADGA, encoded by the coding sequence ATGCGCTTCTCTGCCGGCTTCCTCGTGCCGCGCTCGCTTCGGGCGCGGCTGATCCTGCTGATTCTCGGATCGGTGTTGCTGACACAGGCGGCGACGCTGGTGACGGTCTCGTACTTCCGCCACAAGTTCATGGAAGACGTGGCCATCGGCTACATCACCACCACCATCCGCACCCTGCGCGCCGCCGTGTCGCAGGTGCCGGCCGAGGACCGCGCCGACTTCGTGCGCGCGGCCTCGCAGAACCAGTGGCGCCTGTGGTCGCGGGTGCTGCCCGCCGAGGCCAAGCTGCAGCGCTTCAACGGCCGCCGGCCGCCGCCGCGCAACATGCAGCATCCGCCGCCTCATCCGCCGCCGCTGCCGAACTCGCAGATACAGGGGCCGCCATTGCCGCCCGAGATGCGCGGGGGCGACCGGGAAGTGGAGGACGCGCAAGCCGAACACGAGCGTCAGCGTGAGCACGAAGAGCGCATCCGCCGCTACAAGCCCGAGCCCGACGACGTCCGCCGCGACCTGCGCGGGCTGGTGCAGCAGCTCAACGAGCGCCTGAACGACGGCACCCGGGTGGCGCTGTCGCGCGGGCCCACGCCCGAGATCTTCATTTCGCTGGCGCCCAATCCGGCCAGCGAGGACGCGCCGCGCCTGCGCGAATGGCTGGTGATTCCGCTGGACCGCCTCGACCCGCCGGTGGCCACGCCGCTGATCGCCGCCTGGCTCGGCGGCCTGGGCCTGTTGCTGTTGCTGGCGGTGGGCTTTTCGTGGCACATCACCCGGCCCATCACGCGCCTGGCGGACGCCGCCGACCGCCTGGCCGCCGGCCAGCCGCAGCGGGTCGAGCCTTCCGGTCCGCACGAAACCCGGGTGCTGGGCGAACGCTTCAACGCCATGCTGGACGCGCTGGCCGAGTCCGATTCCGTGCGCCGCACGCTGCTGTCGGGCCTGCCGCACGACCTCAAGGGGCCGCTGTCGCGCATGTGGCTGCGCATCGAGCTGGCCGACGATTCGGCGCTGAAGGAAGGGCTGCGCACCGACCTGCAGGACATGCAGCACATGGTCGACCAGTTCATCGGCTTCGTGCGCGGCACCGATCCGGCCGCCTACCGCTATGCGTCGATGGTGCTGCCCGACTGGCTGACCGAGCGCGTCAACGCCTGGCGCGGCGCCGGCACCGATGTCACCCTGCAGACCACCGGCGACGACGCCGCCCTGGTGGTGCAAGGCGACGCCGTGGCGCTGGGCCGCTTGCTCGACAACCTGATCGGCAACGCCCTGAACCACGGCGCGCCGCCTGTCGATATCCGCCTGCGGCGCGAAGACCGCCACGTGGTGCTGGATGTGTCCGACCACGGCCCCGGCATCGTGCCGGAGCGGCGCCAGGAGGCGCTGCGGCCCTTCAGCCGGCTGGACGACGCCCGTACCCGCACCGGCAGCGTCGGCCTGGGCCTGGCCCTGGCCGAGGCCATCGCCCGCGCCCACGGCGGCTCGCTGGAACTGCTGCAGGCCGAGTCGGGCGGGCTGTGCGTGCGGGTCAAGCTGCCGGTGGCCGACGGCGCCTGA
- a CDS encoding response regulator: protein MDNHHTKLLVVDDDPALRQLLADYLNRHGYDTLLAPDASDLPSRITRYAPDLLVLDRMLPGGDGADACRRLREQGEDIPVILLTARDEAVDRIIGLEAGADDYVGKPFDPRELLARIEAVLRRKRGPSALTKDAPVSFGPFLFDPSTRQLSREGTVVKLTGGEINLLEALVRNAGKPLSRERLLALARDDDAGERNDRAIDIAILRLRRVIEDDPKQPRWIQTVWGIGYRFSP, encoded by the coding sequence ATGGACAATCACCACACCAAGCTGCTGGTCGTCGACGACGATCCGGCCCTGCGGCAACTGCTGGCCGACTACCTGAACCGCCACGGCTACGACACGCTGCTGGCGCCGGACGCCAGCGACCTGCCGTCGCGCATCACCCGCTACGCCCCCGACCTGCTGGTGCTGGACCGCATGCTGCCCGGCGGCGATGGCGCCGACGCCTGTCGCCGCCTGCGCGAGCAGGGCGAGGACATCCCCGTCATCCTGCTGACCGCCCGCGACGAGGCCGTCGACCGCATCATCGGCCTGGAGGCCGGCGCCGACGACTACGTCGGCAAGCCCTTCGACCCGCGCGAACTGCTGGCCCGCATCGAGGCCGTGCTGCGGCGCAAGCGCGGCCCGTCCGCGCTGACCAAGGACGCGCCGGTGTCGTTCGGCCCGTTCCTGTTCGACCCTTCCACCCGCCAGCTGTCGCGCGAAGGCACGGTGGTCAAGCTCACCGGGGGTGAAATCAACCTGCTCGAGGCACTGGTGCGCAACGCCGGCAAGCCGCTGTCGCGCGAACGCCTGCTGGCGCTGGCGCGCGACGATGACGCCGGCGAACGCAACGACCGCGCCATCGACATCGCCATCCTGCGCCTGCGCCGCGTCATCGAGGACGATCCCAAGCAACCCCGCTGGATCCAGACCGTCTGGGGCATCGGCTACCGGTTCTCGCCCTGA